GCACCAGCGTCGACAGAAGGAAATGGATTTGGTCTTCAAGGCGTTCAGGGCGTTGCATGAGGTTCCTTTGCAACATCCATTCTACCCGACCCGTCCCCCTTCCCCTTAGGTGGAGCGCCAGGCCGCATCCTTGGATACCCTGGGGTATTCGAAGGGCAGTGACTTGGCCGAGTGGTTTGAAGGGTGGTTTGACGAGGACTATGCGCAGCTCTACGCCCACCGGGACGCTGAGGAGGCGCGGGTGGCCGTGGGCCGCGCGCTGCGGGTGGCCCCGGAGCTGAGCGAAGGCCCCGTGCTGGATCTCGCCTGCGGGGCGGGTCGCCACCTGGAGATCCTGCGCCGGGCCAACCCCCTGGCCTTCGGCATGGACCTGTCCCGGGTCCTGCTGGGCATGGCGCCCAGCGGCCTCCGGCCCTGGCTGCTGAGGGGCGACATGCGGCATCTGCCCGTGAAGCCCGGCTCCCTCCGCGGCATCTGCCTCTGGTTCACCCCCTTCGGCTATTTCTCAGATGAGGAAAACCGGGCCCTCATGTTGAACCTGGGCGCCACCTTGGGGGCTGGCGGGGTGCTGATCATGGATTATTTCAACGCCGACCTGCTGACGCGGACCCTGATTCCCGAAAACACGATTGAGCGCGGCGGCATCCGTGCCCAGAGTCGGCGCACGCTGGAAGGCAACCGTCTGGTGAAGCGCATGGTGCTCACCCGCCTGGACACGGGCGAAGTCCGCGATGTCCAGGAGAGCGTGCGTCTTTACGCTCCCGATGAGCTGCAGGAAATGGCTGTCCGCGCGGGCCTGCGCCTGCGCCGCGTCCTGGGCACCTATGCGGGCGAGGCGTTCACGGAAGACAGTCCACGCTGGATCGGCATTTTCGAAAAGGCCTGGTGAGGTTTCCCGCCTGCCATCCATAGCCGACCCGCCGATCTTCCGTCAGAATGGAACCAACCTTGAACTCAGGAGCAGCCATGGGCTTCCAATCGGTGCGTGATCTCAATGTGAAGGGCCACCGGGTCTTCCTTCGGGCGGATCTGAACGTGCCCTTGAAGGAAGGGAAGATCACCGATGCCACCCGCATCAAAGAGACCCTGCCCACCCTAAAGTGCCTGCTGGATGGCGGCGCCTCCGTGGTGATGGCCTCCCACCTGGGGCGCCCCGAGGGCAAGGGCTTCGAGGCTGCCTACAGCGCCGCCCCCGTGGCCGCCTGGTTGAAGGAGCAGGGCTTCGACTGCACCCTGGCCGCCTACGTGAACGGCCCCGAGGTGGAGGCCCAGGCCGCGGCTTTGAAGCCCGGCCAGGTGCTGCTGCTGGAAAACCTGCGCTTCGAGAAGGGCGAGACCAAGAACAAGGAGGACTTCGCGGCGGACCTGGCCAAGCTGGCCGACACCTACGTGAACGACGCCTTCGGTTCGGCCCACCGCGCCCACGCCTCCGTGAGCGGCATGGTGTCCCACTTCCCCAAGGACCGCGTGGCCGCGGGCTTCCTCATGGAGAAGGAACTGAAGGCTCTGGGCAAGGTCACCGACAACCCCGACAAGCCGTTGGTGGTGATCTTCGGCGGCGCCAAGGTGAGCGACAAGATCGAGCTCATCCAGAACTTCCTCGGCAAGGCCGACGCCATCCTCATCGGCGGGGCCATGAGCTACACCTTCCTCAAGGCCCAGGGCTTCCAGATCGGCAAGAGCCTCTGCGAGGACGACAAGCTGGAGATGTCCCTGGATCTGCTGAAGCAGGCCCAGGCCAAGGGCACCCGCCTGCTGCTGCCCCTCGATCACGTCGCCGCCAGCGAGTTCAAGGAGGATGCGGACTGCGCCATCACCACGGATCAGAACATCCCCGCGGATCGCATGGCCCTGGACATCGGCCCTGAAACCGTCGCCGCCTACGCCGCGGAGATCCGGGCCGCCAACACGCTGCTATGGAACGGCCCCATGGGCGTCTTCGAGATGGCGCCCTTCGCCAGCGGCACCCTCACCATGGCCGAGGAACTGGCCGAAGCCGCCGGACGCGGCGCCTTCGTGCTGGTGGGGGGCGGCGACAGCGTGGCCGCCGTGAACAAGGCCGGCGTGGCCGCCCGCATGAGCCATGTGTCCACCGGCGGTGGCGCCAGCCTGGAATTCCTCAGCGGCCTCGAGCTTCCGGGTGTGGCCGCGCTGCAGCGCTAAGCCGCATCAACCCATCATCCCAATACGCACTGCTCGAACCGCCATCAAGGCGCCTCGGGCAGTGCGTATTCCAGCACATAGCTGTGCTGTCCGTCCTTGATGGTGATGGTCAGCTGTCCGCTGAGGCCCTTCAGCCCCTCGGTGCCGGAATCCGGGATCACGGCGACTCGCCACTCTCCGGGCACCCCCTTGGACATCACAGCGCTGTGCTGAAGCAGGAAGGATCCGCTGCGACCCTGCAACGTTCCGCGCACCTGCTCGATGGCCGTGTAGCCGCCGGAACCCTTCACCTCGGTCATGGCCGCGATCATTTCGCCCTGGCTCGTGCCCTCGAGATCGCCCTGGAACCGCTTGTCGATGGACATGCGCTGGGGGCTCCATACCCCACTGCGAACGCCTTCTGTGAGAGGAACCACTTTCACGTCAAAGGTGCCTTTAGCCAGGTGATTCACCTGGACCTCCTTTCGTTGGGGGATGGGGATGTGGGCCGAGAGAGCCGACACCATGAGGGGGGAGAGCGGCCACAGACAGGCAGCCCGGAGAAGGGTTCTGGCCGGCATGAAAACTCCGTCGAATGGATTTCCCCTCAAGAATGAGACCGAGGATCGAGGCAGTATTGTAGAAACGCGACAGCTGGAGAATGGGCCGGAATCAGGGAGGATCCAGGGTGGTAAAGCCTGTGGCATGGCAGCCGAGAGGGGTGGTGGGCGCCGAATCCGTGCGACACCAATCCCCCGTGGAGCGGTTCCTGCCCGAAGGCCCGCTTGCGGCCGTGGTGGAGCGGTTCTGGACCATCTCCTGGGATCTCCGAGGAAAGCCCACCCGAACCGGGGAGACCCTGCCCCACCCGTCGGTCTACCTGGTGGTCGAAGCTGGGCGATCCGGTCTCGCAGGCGTCAACACAGGCCGTTTCCAACGCCTGTTAGAAGGCAAAGGGCGCGTCTATGGCGTCAAGTTTCATCCCGGCTGCTTCCGCCCCTTCTGGCCCGGTCCCGTGCGAACCATCACAGACCGAATCCTCCCCCTGGAAAGCGCCTTCGGCCCAGAGGGCGCCGAACTCGAGGGGGCGGTCCTCCGCTGTGGGGATGATGTCGGCGCAGCGGTGGCACTTCTGGAGGCTTTCCTCCTGAAGCGCCTCCCCCCGCCCGATCCCAGGGCCCAACTGGCGCGGCAGGTGGTGGCCCGGATTCTCGAGGACCGGAACCTGATCCAGGCAGAAGCGGTGGCTCGGGAAGTTGGCATGAGCCTTCGCTCCCTGCAACGGCTCTTTCTGGATTATGTCGGCGTGAACCCCAAGTGGGTGATCGAGCGGTACCGGTTGCACGAGGCCATGGAGCGGCTGGAGAAGGATCCCTCGCTGGACCTGCCGGGATTGGCCCTCGCTTTGGGCTACTACGACCAGGCCCATTTCATCCGGGCCTTCAAGCGTCTCTTGGGGAGAACGCCCGGCGGGTATGCCAAGGCCTCCGAAGGCTGATAGCCTCAAGGTTTCCGCCCACGGACCGCGGCCCTGCCAACGGCTGGCGCTGGTGCGGCCCATCAGGAGATTCTATGCGTTGTGTCGTCGCCAACTGGAAGATGAACCTGGCCTCTGAAGAGGCCCGCTCCTTCTGCGAGGATCTGCTCGCGCACTTCACACCGAGTGCAGGGACGGAGGTGGGCATTGCGCCCCCGTTCACCCTGCTGCACCTGGTGAGCGGTCTCATGCGCCCCAAGGGCATCATGGTGTTCGGCCAGAACGGCCATGCGGAAGCCAAGGGCGCCTTCACGGGCGAAGTCTCCATGCCCCAGCTGCGGGATGCGGGCTGTTCCGGCGTCATCCTGGGCCACAGCGAACGCCGCCAGTTCTTCGGCGAAACCGATGCGGCCCTGGCCAAGAAGATCAAGGCCGCCTGGCAGTGGGACCTGCTGCCCCTGCTTTGCATCGGCGAAACCCTCGACCAGCGCGATGCGGGCCAGACCCTGCAGGTGCTTGGACAGCAGCTGTCCATCCTGGCCGAGACCGGCCCCGGCCCCCTGTGGGTGGCCTACGAGCCCGTGTGGGCCATCGGCACCGGCCGCCGTGCTGAAGCCGAACAGGTGCGCGAGGCCCACGCCTTCATCCGCGCCGAACTGAAC
This sequence is a window from Geothrix sp. PMB-07. Protein-coding genes within it:
- a CDS encoding class I SAM-dependent methyltransferase, which translates into the protein MDTLGYSKGSDLAEWFEGWFDEDYAQLYAHRDAEEARVAVGRALRVAPELSEGPVLDLACGAGRHLEILRRANPLAFGMDLSRVLLGMAPSGLRPWLLRGDMRHLPVKPGSLRGICLWFTPFGYFSDEENRALMLNLGATLGAGGVLIMDYFNADLLTRTLIPENTIERGGIRAQSRRTLEGNRLVKRMVLTRLDTGEVRDVQESVRLYAPDELQEMAVRAGLRLRRVLGTYAGEAFTEDSPRWIGIFEKAW
- the pgk gene encoding phosphoglycerate kinase, which translates into the protein MGFQSVRDLNVKGHRVFLRADLNVPLKEGKITDATRIKETLPTLKCLLDGGASVVMASHLGRPEGKGFEAAYSAAPVAAWLKEQGFDCTLAAYVNGPEVEAQAAALKPGQVLLLENLRFEKGETKNKEDFAADLAKLADTYVNDAFGSAHRAHASVSGMVSHFPKDRVAAGFLMEKELKALGKVTDNPDKPLVVIFGGAKVSDKIELIQNFLGKADAILIGGAMSYTFLKAQGFQIGKSLCEDDKLEMSLDLLKQAQAKGTRLLLPLDHVAASEFKEDADCAITTDQNIPADRMALDIGPETVAAYAAEIRAANTLLWNGPMGVFEMAPFASGTLTMAEELAEAAGRGAFVLVGGGDSVAAVNKAGVAARMSHVSTGGGASLEFLSGLELPGVAALQR
- a CDS encoding DUF3224 domain-containing protein; its protein translation is MNHLAKGTFDVKVVPLTEGVRSGVWSPQRMSIDKRFQGDLEGTSQGEMIAAMTEVKGSGGYTAIEQVRGTLQGRSGSFLLQHSAVMSKGVPGEWRVAVIPDSGTEGLKGLSGQLTITIKDGQHSYVLEYALPEAP
- a CDS encoding helix-turn-helix domain-containing protein, with translation MRHQSPVERFLPEGPLAAVVERFWTISWDLRGKPTRTGETLPHPSVYLVVEAGRSGLAGVNTGRFQRLLEGKGRVYGVKFHPGCFRPFWPGPVRTITDRILPLESAFGPEGAELEGAVLRCGDDVGAAVALLEAFLLKRLPPPDPRAQLARQVVARILEDRNLIQAEAVAREVGMSLRSLQRLFLDYVGVNPKWVIERYRLHEAMERLEKDPSLDLPGLALALGYYDQAHFIRAFKRLLGRTPGGYAKASEG
- the tpiA gene encoding triose-phosphate isomerase, whose protein sequence is MRCVVANWKMNLASEEARSFCEDLLAHFTPSAGTEVGIAPPFTLLHLVSGLMRPKGIMVFGQNGHAEAKGAFTGEVSMPQLRDAGCSGVILGHSERRQFFGETDAALAKKIKAAWQWDLLPLLCIGETLDQRDAGQTLQVLGQQLSILAETGPGPLWVAYEPVWAIGTGRRAEAEQVREAHAFIRAELNRHFAGSEYQVPILYGGSVTPESFPELLGIPEVAGGLVGGASLDPKKFAQLVKQAS